The proteins below come from a single Micromonospora citrea genomic window:
- a CDS encoding DDE-type integrase/transposase/recombinase — protein MQQLDDSAAHHAAPATNTHMRTSLVIDALDAAVAARGGRVEDVIFHSDRGAQYGSGASADACRRHGVPARRTTTPWPRRSSPPSSVNSTSAADGGQPRPTPAATCGSQTYAQRACRTSLTRLNLPGWTVSTRDGQALYPTATTPSRVNSCCRTVRH, from the coding sequence CTGCAACAGCTTGATGACTCGGCGGCACACCACGCAGCGCCCGCCACCAACACCCACATGCGCACCAGCCTGGTCATCGACGCCTTGGACGCCGCAGTCGCCGCCCGCGGCGGCCGGGTCGAAGACGTGATCTTCCACTCGGACAGGGGCGCCCAATACGGCAGCGGCGCCTCCGCCGACGCCTGTCGTCGCCACGGTGTCCCGGCTCGTCGTACGACAACGCCTTGGCCGAGGCGTTCTTCGCCACCCTCAAGCGTGAACTCGACGTCGGCCGCCGACGGTGGGCAACCGAGGCCGACTCCCGCCGCGACGTGTGGGAGCCAGACTTACGCCCAGCGCGCTTGCCGTACCAGTCTCACCAGACTGAACCTGCCCGGCTGGACCGTCAGCACCCGCGACGGTCAGGCCCTCTACCCCACCGCGACTACACCGTCCAGGGTCAACTCCTGCTGCCGGACGGTCCGCCACTGA
- a CDS encoding Hint domain-containing protein: MRPTEDPRFLAATSTILAQTSAAEGTSVPHDPTDPDHVVYLTGLIESTGRTSERYPGLFASIESRHTAMTVRGAADQPGDFTDGEIVDYVAPLTGSLKTSAHALLTRTAPVARIWCHLNVVNASDTTILARGDNEVFGRQTIEVQTDDDEAVSWPAGGDIRAVLTWCVDYQDGSTVTGYTGDRWAFQTSGDPTVSAPAIRGGRHTGDLTNIVIGLSRGQGGADVDYWFWQNDPGNNTLVVPFAGSMYFTKKIANLGRGNPRLSFYLARAEGGMNELSAAKTARYLAGFSINPNDPKRLDFSLLPTEKDSGLAILFGTSPWVSDTRTFFTAKVTVDLFDGTVAWSSVLSSTNPDKNPTDGVTYIKPIKYVWHCLAAGTQVTLADGRTLAIEDFDTDRVVRCGDGSEQPVQATLAQPHWGPVTVVTTTGGRSLTCSLTHPVATPTGLVQASELTSGSVVRTVDGQDTVAQVGSAEHSGELLFNLWLGCPAERSTFFANGFLVGDYQTQARMVQEPDPAALRGRLPERLRVDYDSHLADRETAVARRQG, translated from the coding sequence GTGCGACCGACCGAAGATCCGCGGTTTCTCGCGGCCACATCGACGATCCTGGCCCAAACCAGCGCGGCCGAGGGAACATCCGTCCCGCACGACCCGACGGATCCGGACCATGTGGTGTACCTGACCGGCCTGATCGAATCCACCGGCCGGACGTCGGAACGCTACCCAGGGCTGTTCGCCAGCATCGAGTCCCGCCATACGGCGATGACGGTGCGCGGGGCGGCCGACCAGCCCGGTGACTTCACGGACGGAGAGATCGTCGACTACGTGGCGCCGTTGACGGGAAGCCTGAAGACCAGCGCGCACGCGCTGCTGACCCGCACCGCACCTGTCGCCCGGATCTGGTGCCACCTGAACGTCGTCAACGCCTCGGACACGACGATCCTCGCCCGTGGCGACAACGAGGTGTTCGGGCGGCAGACCATCGAGGTGCAGACCGACGACGACGAGGCGGTGTCGTGGCCGGCGGGCGGCGACATCCGTGCGGTGCTGACCTGGTGCGTGGACTACCAGGACGGTTCGACGGTGACTGGCTACACAGGAGACAGGTGGGCTTTCCAGACGTCCGGGGATCCGACCGTCAGCGCCCCTGCCATCCGCGGCGGCCGGCACACGGGCGACCTGACAAACATCGTGATCGGGCTGTCCCGAGGGCAGGGTGGCGCGGATGTGGACTACTGGTTCTGGCAGAACGATCCGGGCAACAACACGCTGGTCGTTCCCTTCGCCGGTTCGATGTACTTCACCAAGAAGATCGCCAACCTGGGGAGGGGGAACCCACGCCTCTCCTTCTATCTGGCGCGCGCCGAAGGCGGCATGAACGAGCTGAGCGCTGCGAAGACGGCGAGGTACCTGGCCGGATTCAGCATCAACCCCAACGATCCGAAGCGGCTGGACTTCTCCCTCTTGCCCACGGAGAAGGACTCGGGACTGGCAATCCTCTTCGGCACGAGCCCGTGGGTGTCGGACACTCGCACCTTCTTCACCGCGAAGGTGACGGTCGACCTGTTCGACGGTACCGTGGCGTGGTCGTCGGTGTTGAGCTCCACCAATCCGGACAAGAACCCGACCGACGGCGTCACCTACATCAAGCCCATCAAGTACGTCTGGCACTGCCTGGCCGCCGGCACCCAGGTCACCCTCGCCGACGGCCGCACCCTGGCCATCGAGGATTTCGACACTGATCGGGTGGTGCGCTGCGGTGACGGCAGCGAGCAGCCGGTGCAAGCAACCCTGGCCCAGCCGCACTGGGGCCCGGTCACCGTCGTCACCACCACCGGTGGTCGTAGCCTCACCTGCTCCCTGACCCACCCGGTGGCGACTCCGACTGGTCTGGTCCAGGCATCGGAACTCACGTCCGGTTCAGTAGTCCGCACCGTTGACGGGCAGGACACCGTCGCACAGGTGGGCAGCGCCGAGCACAGCGGCGAGCTGCTGTTCAACCTGTGGCTCGGCTGTCCGGCCGAGCGGTCCACCTTCTTCGCCAACGGGTTCCTCGTCGGCGACTACCAGACACAGGCTCGGATGGTCCAGGAGCCCGACCCGGCCGCGCTCCGGGGCCGGCTACCCGAGCGGCTGCGGGTCGACTACGACAGCCACCTGGCCGACCGGGAGACCGCGGTGGCGCGGCGACAGGGATAG
- a CDS encoding fibronectin type III domain-containing protein, translating into MPDPLIPGLPLVQSLRRTRGTLTVLLEFPPGNEVTAGLFKGVGETPLVTATNTDLGIDLTYDGYEPHVEYYVALSFGGDRWGLPVTVLWQQPALGAISIDDRYVDVAWTLPEGPVIDDVTVALRQDDGPLVTSVTCSGGTARLPLAAALATGGVYRIHLTARRGVATSEPVSSEPLILQALGISEVRYEPGPHGPYRIDVTATCAPSGRLVAELLAGTTVAAAEGQDATATVSLTPPVPLDPATRWQLALRHRKGSITGPPSVPVEIPLRAPELTGASYDGTHFFASWQGTPGARVVVTRRDTGDIVAETSFRVASCGQLAPKPAIQVDKTYDLTLAPIVGQAYGPPGPPTPLIVAAPALKAVVAGQGQVVVRLTADPAATGTELSITTADGPTHTATAGVTGGYLALPTGLSTELSVAARAVAGDVVGPLSKAVPVLSVPPSITEVTTGDTAVTGKVASAPDSRLPTPQRAVTLRVAGVPTGVPVNAQADGSFSVTLPDTGTAALTLTAVVSGTSSSGATVTGPSSPPAPVTRVTPARVDVQYDGRSAWVQWPPVDTPGLTGYQVTLLNGTTPAGNPVTVTTTGVRLTAAHDPTRNYQVTVRAVTDSGLGPATAAVPLFQAGWYPSDDRTKAPHLRPFTVAAMTPSKIKVFLPNLFAGSPSGGLPDVSPFVLQAEAAPFGYTLTMPAESIVWQFDGQQIRSGVRDAWNTFQSALSTARLTPLGWHILRDAVSRSMPQTFDETLSYAYGFEPGTGVIDLVPGMILRADFGQYQWIGADAIASKYLDGYVGSQRVEYEIGSYVSGGEWLPGFDAFLSAIVGANGTEVPSPNNDGTRYSGGEGLPDLYYPQFRQPYLRLVYPPKMLASGSYDARPACNIALLAAGDRVSLSAATTNLRQGQPTGAGVAVAYLRGRVTLTACVRVWLDGTPTVVPVGTRVGNLLETAATRPPVLPTQTVTPGVPISGLTLTRATGYAITDPSTGSDGYAVGAGMPVRLDWGRGMAYDEYRDWLSLPLLAGDRISTGGRGAAGRSQ; encoded by the coding sequence GTGCCCGATCCGTTGATCCCTGGCCTACCGCTGGTGCAGTCGCTCCGGCGGACCCGTGGAACCCTCACCGTCCTCCTGGAGTTTCCCCCTGGGAACGAGGTGACCGCCGGGCTGTTCAAGGGAGTGGGCGAAACGCCGCTGGTCACCGCGACGAACACCGACCTCGGCATCGACCTCACCTACGACGGGTATGAACCGCACGTCGAGTACTACGTGGCGCTCTCCTTCGGCGGCGATCGGTGGGGGCTGCCCGTCACGGTCCTCTGGCAGCAGCCGGCCCTCGGCGCGATCTCGATCGACGACCGGTACGTCGACGTCGCATGGACGCTCCCCGAGGGACCGGTGATCGACGACGTGACGGTGGCCCTACGCCAGGACGACGGCCCCCTGGTCACCAGTGTCACCTGTTCCGGCGGCACGGCTCGACTCCCGCTGGCCGCCGCGCTGGCGACCGGCGGCGTGTACCGGATTCACCTCACCGCCCGGCGGGGCGTCGCCACCAGCGAACCGGTCAGCTCCGAGCCCTTGATCCTGCAAGCGCTGGGGATCAGCGAGGTGCGCTACGAGCCAGGTCCGCACGGACCGTACCGGATCGATGTCACCGCAACCTGTGCGCCGAGCGGTCGGCTCGTCGCTGAACTGCTGGCCGGCACGACGGTGGCAGCGGCCGAGGGTCAGGACGCGACCGCGACAGTGTCCCTGACCCCGCCGGTGCCGCTGGATCCGGCCACTCGCTGGCAGCTCGCCCTGCGCCACCGCAAGGGCAGCATCACCGGACCGCCGTCGGTGCCGGTGGAGATTCCGCTGCGGGCCCCGGAACTGACCGGTGCCAGCTACGACGGCACCCACTTCTTCGCGTCCTGGCAGGGTACGCCCGGCGCGAGGGTGGTCGTCACCCGGCGGGACACCGGCGACATCGTCGCAGAAACATCATTCCGGGTCGCGTCCTGCGGCCAACTGGCGCCCAAGCCGGCGATCCAGGTGGACAAGACGTACGACCTCACTCTCGCCCCGATCGTCGGTCAGGCGTACGGGCCCCCCGGTCCGCCGACGCCCCTGATCGTCGCCGCACCGGCGCTGAAGGCGGTGGTTGCCGGTCAGGGGCAGGTCGTTGTCAGGCTGACCGCCGATCCAGCCGCTACCGGCACCGAACTCTCGATCACCACCGCGGACGGTCCGACGCACACCGCTACCGCCGGGGTGACCGGCGGCTACCTCGCGCTGCCAACCGGGCTGTCGACGGAACTGTCGGTGGCCGCACGGGCGGTCGCCGGTGACGTCGTCGGTCCCCTGTCGAAAGCCGTACCCGTGCTGTCCGTACCTCCGTCGATCACGGAGGTGACCACCGGCGACACAGCGGTCACCGGGAAGGTCGCTTCCGCACCGGACAGCCGGCTCCCGACGCCACAGAGGGCTGTCACCCTCCGGGTCGCCGGGGTCCCGACGGGCGTACCGGTCAACGCCCAGGCCGACGGCAGCTTCTCGGTGACGCTGCCGGACACCGGGACCGCAGCCTTGACCCTGACCGCCGTGGTCAGCGGCACCAGCAGCTCAGGGGCGACGGTGACCGGGCCGTCGTCGCCGCCGGCGCCGGTGACCCGCGTGACCCCCGCCCGGGTCGACGTTCAGTACGACGGCCGGTCGGCCTGGGTGCAGTGGCCGCCGGTCGACACGCCCGGGCTGACCGGCTACCAGGTCACACTCCTGAACGGTACGACCCCGGCGGGCAACCCGGTCACGGTCACCACCACCGGCGTACGGCTGACCGCCGCACACGATCCGACCCGCAACTATCAGGTCACCGTCCGGGCGGTCACCGACAGCGGGCTCGGGCCGGCGACCGCCGCCGTGCCACTGTTCCAGGCCGGCTGGTACCCGTCGGACGACCGGACGAAGGCCCCGCACCTGCGCCCGTTCACCGTAGCGGCGATGACGCCGAGCAAGATCAAGGTGTTCCTGCCGAACCTCTTCGCCGGCAGCCCGAGCGGCGGCCTGCCGGACGTGTCGCCGTTCGTCCTGCAGGCCGAGGCGGCTCCGTTCGGTTACACGCTCACCATGCCGGCGGAATCGATCGTGTGGCAGTTCGACGGGCAGCAGATCCGGTCCGGTGTGCGCGACGCGTGGAACACGTTCCAGAGCGCGTTGAGCACCGCCCGGCTGACGCCGCTGGGCTGGCACATCCTGCGGGACGCGGTGTCCCGGTCCATGCCGCAGACCTTCGATGAGACCCTCAGCTACGCCTACGGCTTCGAGCCGGGCACCGGTGTCATAGACCTGGTACCCGGGATGATCCTGCGCGCCGACTTCGGCCAGTACCAGTGGATCGGTGCGGACGCCATCGCCTCGAAGTACCTGGACGGTTATGTCGGGTCGCAGCGGGTCGAGTACGAGATCGGGTCGTACGTCAGCGGGGGTGAGTGGCTACCCGGGTTCGACGCGTTCCTCTCCGCGATCGTCGGCGCGAACGGCACCGAGGTGCCCTCGCCGAACAACGACGGAACCCGCTACAGCGGCGGTGAGGGTCTACCCGACCTCTACTATCCGCAGTTCCGCCAACCGTACCTGAGGCTGGTCTATCCACCGAAGATGCTGGCCAGCGGCAGCTACGACGCCCGGCCGGCCTGCAACATCGCGCTGCTGGCCGCCGGTGACCGGGTCAGCCTGAGTGCCGCGACCACCAATCTGCGCCAAGGGCAGCCCACGGGCGCCGGCGTCGCCGTGGCCTACCTGCGCGGCCGGGTGACCCTGACCGCCTGCGTCCGGGTCTGGCTGGACGGGACGCCGACGGTGGTCCCGGTCGGCACCAGGGTCGGCAATCTGCTGGAGACGGCGGCGACCCGCCCACCGGTACTGCCCACGCAAACGGTCACCCCCGGGGTGCCGATCAGCGGCCTGACCCTGACCCGGGCCACCGGCTACGCCATCACCGATCCGTCGACCGGATCCGACGGCTACGCCGTCGGCGCGGGCATGCCTGTCCGGCTCGACTGGGGACGGGGAATGGCGTACGACGAGTACCGCGACTGGCTGTCCCTGCCGCTGCTGGCCGGCGACCGGATCAGCACCGGCGGCCGGGGCGCTGCGGGCCGGTCGCAATGA